Proteins co-encoded in one Deltaproteobacteria bacterium genomic window:
- the ribD gene encoding bifunctional diaminohydroxyphosphoribosylaminopyrimidine deaminase/5-amino-6-(5-phosphoribosylamino)uracil reductase RibD yields MKRVLRLAARGVGTTHPNPMVGAVLVRGGSVVGEGWHRLPGKPHAEILAIDRAGSRTRGATLYVNLEPCSHYGRTPPCTDRIIQAGISRLVAGCRDPNPDVNGEGFEILRRAGIEVSEGLLGEESREINRAFFYYVANALPYVTLKTALTLDGRIATFGGQSRWITGKESRKAAHRLRSRADAVLVGVGTVLADDPELTVRAVRSKVQPWRIVLDPSLKTPFTAKVVARGKDGRTMIVVDEKVAEKRAKAFNNMGIKLVKLPIANGLFSWPSLGRRLVEKGIIHLMVEGGGKTAAWFVKEDAICRIEAFIAPILVGSEGISAMGPLALEALGDAPRFDIVRCRRVGGDVRITADRCL; encoded by the coding sequence ATGAAACGGGTGCTGAGGCTTGCCGCGAGAGGGGTAGGAACAACGCACCCCAACCCTATGGTCGGGGCGGTGCTGGTGCGCGGCGGCAGTGTCGTCGGCGAGGGATGGCATAGACTTCCGGGCAAGCCGCATGCCGAGATCCTGGCCATCGACCGGGCCGGTAGCCGGACCAGGGGAGCCACCCTGTACGTGAACCTGGAACCGTGCAGCCATTATGGTCGCACACCGCCGTGTACGGACCGAATCATCCAGGCCGGCATCAGCCGTTTGGTCGCTGGTTGTCGGGATCCGAACCCTGACGTCAACGGGGAGGGTTTCGAAATCCTGAGAAGGGCTGGAATCGAGGTTTCGGAGGGTCTTCTCGGGGAGGAATCGCGTGAGATCAACAGGGCCTTTTTCTATTACGTGGCCAATGCTCTTCCCTATGTAACCCTTAAGACTGCTTTGACCCTCGATGGCAGGATCGCCACCTTCGGTGGACAGTCGCGGTGGATAACCGGAAAGGAATCGAGAAAAGCCGCTCACCGCCTGCGTTCCCGGGCCGATGCCGTTCTCGTGGGCGTAGGGACCGTTCTTGCCGACGACCCGGAATTAACGGTCAGGGCCGTCAGGTCGAAGGTTCAGCCGTGGAGGATCGTTCTGGACCCGTCCTTGAAAACCCCCTTTACAGCCAAAGTGGTCGCCCGGGGGAAGGATGGCAGAACCATGATTGTTGTAGACGAGAAGGTTGCGGAAAAACGGGCAAAGGCTTTCAACAACATGGGTATAAAGCTGGTAAAGCTCCCCATCGCCAACGGACTTTTTTCCTGGCCTTCGCTGGGGAGGCGCCTCGTCGAAAAGGGGATTATCCATCTGATGGTCGAGGGTGGTGGAAAGACAGCTGCATGGTTTGTCAAAGAGGATGCGATATGTCGGATAGAGGCCTTCATCGCGCCCATTCTGGTCGGTTCCGAGGGCATTTCCGCCATGGGCCCTTTGGCACTCGAAGCGCTTGGAGATGCCCCGAGGTTTGATATCGTCCGATGCCGCAGGGTGGGAGGTGATGTTCGCATTACCGCGGACAGGTGCTTATAA
- a CDS encoding riboflavin synthase, producing MFTGIVEEKGKISGLNRVDGGAGMEILCSLVLEGTKSGDSIAVDGVCLTVESRAHDRFACFLSNETLDRTTFGSARIGKTVNLERALSFGDRIGGHLVAGHVEAKGRIQVLKRTGASFDLEVLFPPDFAPYAVPKASVAVDGVSLTIINGWKDRFSVAIIPETFGKTTFGLKSQGDSVNLEPDLIMKYVRSAVDAVIHGENTPGLTMDKLVDSGFIAD from the coding sequence ATGTTTACCGGAATTGTTGAAGAAAAAGGGAAAATATCGGGTCTGAATCGCGTGGACGGCGGGGCCGGGATGGAGATCCTTTGTTCCCTGGTACTCGAAGGTACCAAGTCGGGGGACAGTATTGCGGTGGATGGCGTGTGCCTGACGGTCGAGAGCCGAGCCCATGACCGTTTCGCCTGTTTTCTCTCCAATGAGACCCTCGACAGAACCACCTTCGGTTCGGCGCGGATCGGGAAGACGGTCAATCTGGAGAGAGCGCTTTCCTTTGGCGACCGAATAGGCGGGCATCTTGTGGCAGGGCACGTGGAGGCCAAAGGGCGCATCCAGGTCCTCAAACGCACCGGAGCTTCCTTCGATCTTGAAGTCCTGTTTCCACCGGATTTTGCCCCTTATGCCGTACCCAAAGCCTCCGTCGCTGTGGACGGTGTAAGCCTTACGATTATTAACGGATGGAAGGATCGGTTTTCGGTGGCCATCATCCCGGAAACCTTTGGAAAAACGACCTTTGGATTGAAAAGCCAAGGTGACTCTGTTAACTTGGAGCCTGATCTCATAATGAAGTATGTCAGGTCCGCGGTTGATGCGGTTATCCATGGCGAAAACACCCCGGGACTTACCATGGATAAGCTTGTAGACTCGGGATTTATCGCAGACTAG